A region of Planococcus sp. MSAK28401 DNA encodes the following proteins:
- a CDS encoding carbohydrate ABC transporter permease, whose protein sequence is MSQLGTKKAEVDLPVRTKYEESRRQKTGVFFKKKVGWLFIIVSILAITIFNFYPMVQAFLLSFQSGMGANLEYVGLDNWRRLFGDPTFIAALTNTTIYLLIQVPLMIVLALFFSVLLNDPKLKFKSFFRIAIFLPCVTSLVAYSVVFKYLFGIDGIINQFLLNFGFISETVNFLADPFWAKVVIILAITWRWTGYNMIFYLAALQNVDKSIYEAAKIDGASSFQQFFQITVPMLKPIILFTSITSTIGTLQIFDEIVNITNGGPGNATISISQYIYNLSFEYTPDFGYASTVSYVIVILVVILSIIQFRVAGEKK, encoded by the coding sequence ATGAGCCAGCTAGGAACAAAAAAAGCCGAAGTGGATCTCCCGGTTCGTACGAAATACGAAGAAAGCAGGCGCCAAAAAACAGGTGTCTTTTTCAAGAAAAAAGTGGGTTGGCTGTTTATCATTGTCTCGATCCTCGCCATCACCATCTTCAACTTTTACCCGATGGTTCAAGCGTTCCTGTTGTCTTTCCAATCCGGAATGGGCGCGAACCTGGAATATGTAGGGCTCGATAACTGGCGCCGCCTGTTCGGTGACCCGACTTTTATCGCAGCACTGACCAATACGACGATCTACTTGTTGATCCAAGTCCCGTTAATGATCGTATTGGCGCTATTCTTCTCCGTATTACTGAATGACCCGAAACTGAAGTTCAAAAGCTTCTTCAGGATTGCGATCTTCCTGCCGTGTGTCACATCACTCGTTGCCTATTCGGTCGTCTTTAAATACTTGTTTGGCATCGATGGCATCATCAATCAATTCTTGCTGAATTTTGGCTTTATCTCCGAGACGGTCAATTTCTTGGCTGACCCGTTTTGGGCGAAAGTGGTCATCATTTTGGCCATTACCTGGAGATGGACAGGCTATAATATGATCTTCTATTTGGCGGCATTGCAAAACGTCGACAAATCCATTTACGAAGCTGCCAAAATTGATGGCGCCAGTTCGTTCCAGCAATTTTTCCAAATTACGGTTCCGATGCTCAAGCCGATCATTTTGTTCACGTCCATTACGTCAACGATCGGTACGTTGCAGATCTTTGACGAAATCGTCAACATCACCAACGGCGGCCCTGGGAATGCGACCATTTCGATTTCGCAATACATTTACAACTTGTCATTTGAATACACGCCTGACTTCGGTTACGCATCAACTGTTTCCTACGTCATCGTAATTCTCGTGGTGATCCTTTCAATTATCCAATTCAGAGTGGCGGGTGAGAAAAAATGA
- a CDS encoding carbohydrate ABC transporter permease, translated as MNSLKRIFIYTFLSVAAIVSIFPFLWMLTSITNKSVDVTQGRLLPGTHLIENFKTLFATVDIVPALINSSIIAIITTFLTLLLASLAGYGFEIHRSKGKDIVFTILLLSMMIPFAAIMIPLYRMFGSISETAPLIGIDSLGAVILPTATTAFFIFFFRQNTKMFPKDLVEAGRIDGLSEIGVFFRIYVPTMKTTYAAAAIIAFMNSWNNYLWPLVILQSPEKRTIPLLISNLGSSYSPDYGVIMSAIVIATLPTALVFFLMQKHFVAGMMGSVKG; from the coding sequence ATGAACAGTTTAAAACGAATCTTCATCTATACGTTTCTCAGTGTCGCGGCGATTGTTTCCATTTTCCCATTCCTATGGATGCTCACCAGCATCACCAATAAATCGGTCGATGTGACGCAAGGGCGTTTACTTCCAGGAACGCATTTAATCGAAAACTTTAAAACCCTTTTTGCGACCGTCGATATCGTTCCAGCTTTGATCAATTCATCCATTATCGCGATCATCACGACTTTCTTGACGCTGTTGTTGGCATCGCTTGCGGGCTACGGGTTTGAAATCCACCGCAGCAAAGGAAAAGACATCGTCTTCACCATTTTGCTGTTGTCGATGATGATTCCGTTTGCGGCGATCATGATTCCTTTGTACCGCATGTTCGGCAGCATCAGTGAAACGGCACCGCTTATCGGCATCGACTCGCTCGGCGCGGTCATTTTGCCAACAGCGACAACGGCGTTCTTCATCTTCTTTTTCCGCCAAAATACCAAGATGTTTCCGAAAGATTTGGTGGAAGCGGGGCGCATCGATGGCTTGAGTGAGATCGGCGTCTTTTTCCGAATCTACGTGCCAACGATGAAAACGACTTACGCAGCTGCGGCGATCATTGCCTTCATGAACAGCTGGAATAACTACTTATGGCCATTGGTCATTTTGCAGTCGCCTGAAAAACGGACGATTCCGCTATTGATTTCGAATCTCGGATCGAGCTACTCGCCAGACTACGGTGTCATCATGTCAGCCATCGTCATCGCAACATTGCCGACCGCGCTTGTGTTCTTCCTCATGCAGAAGCACTTTGTTGCAGGCATGATGGGCTCGGTTAAGGGTTAA
- a CDS encoding alpha-galactosidase: MPILYNDATREFHLQTEKTSYIFNILKNEQLGQLYYGKKLRHRDSYERLFHIEEMPNTACVYEGDLVFSLDILKQEYPAYGTTDFREPAYQVLQQGGSRITNFVYQNHTINQGKNKLAGLPATYVEQDEEATTLEISLYDEAIDVEIQLSYSVFEQLNAITRSARFINHGQRDVNLTRAMSASIDLPDSDFEMVQLSGAWVRERHIKNRKLVPGLQSISSTRGTSSAQQNPFLALKRPSTTEHHGEVYGVSLVYSGNFLAQVEVDHYDVTRLMIGINPFDFNWLLESGESFQTPEVVMVYSADGLNDMSQTYHKLYRNRLARGTWRDRERPVLINNWEATYFDFDETKILELAKSSKELGVELFVLDDGWFGKRDADTTSLGDWFEDKRKLPSGISQLAKNITDLGMKFGLWFEPEMVSKVSELYKAHPDWIIHVPNRKSSHGRNQLVLDFSRQEVVDYIHGLVAGVLRDAPISYVKWDMNRYMTEIGSLELPANRQREVAHRYILGVYSLYERLTSEFPDVLFESCAGGGSRFDPGMLHYAPQGWTSDDTDAVERLKIQYGTSMVYPISSMGAHVSAVPNHQVGRITSLKTRADVAYFGTFGYELDVTKMGDEDKAIVTEQIAFYKENRSLIQQGQFYRLASPFAEDGNVTSWMVVSDDQSEAIFGYYQVLAKPNPGYARAFFKGLNPEFEYAIDGIDDTFYGDELMGAGLQLNRYRQNQHPSDFSSIIYKLTRV; encoded by the coding sequence GTGCCGATTTTATATAACGACGCCACACGTGAGTTTCATCTGCAAACCGAGAAGACCAGCTATATTTTCAACATCCTGAAAAATGAACAGCTCGGCCAGTTGTATTACGGTAAGAAACTGCGTCACCGGGACTCGTACGAGCGCTTGTTTCATATCGAGGAAATGCCGAATACCGCTTGCGTTTACGAAGGCGATTTGGTGTTTTCGCTCGATATTCTCAAACAGGAATACCCAGCATACGGAACGACGGATTTCCGCGAGCCGGCGTATCAGGTGCTGCAACAAGGCGGCAGCCGCATCACAAACTTCGTCTATCAAAATCACACCATCAATCAAGGGAAAAACAAGCTCGCTGGCTTGCCCGCGACATATGTCGAGCAAGACGAAGAAGCTACCACCTTGGAGATTTCTTTGTACGACGAAGCGATCGATGTGGAAATCCAGCTGTCCTATAGCGTCTTTGAACAACTGAACGCGATCACTCGCTCTGCCCGCTTTATTAATCACGGCCAAAGAGACGTCAATTTGACGAGAGCAATGAGTGCCAGCATCGATTTGCCGGATTCGGATTTCGAGATGGTGCAATTGTCCGGTGCATGGGTGAGGGAGCGTCATATCAAAAACCGCAAATTGGTGCCAGGCCTTCAAAGCATCAGCAGCACAAGAGGCACGAGCAGTGCCCAGCAAAACCCATTCCTGGCGCTGAAACGCCCATCGACTACCGAACATCACGGCGAAGTGTATGGCGTGAGTTTGGTCTATAGCGGCAATTTTCTGGCGCAAGTGGAAGTCGACCATTACGACGTGACGCGTTTGATGATCGGCATCAACCCGTTTGATTTTAATTGGCTGTTGGAAAGCGGCGAAAGTTTCCAGACGCCGGAAGTGGTGATGGTCTATTCAGCGGATGGCTTGAACGATATGAGCCAGACTTATCATAAGCTTTACCGAAACCGCTTGGCGCGCGGAACATGGCGCGACCGGGAACGCCCTGTGTTGATCAATAACTGGGAAGCAACGTATTTTGATTTCGATGAAACGAAAATCTTGGAACTCGCGAAGTCTTCCAAGGAATTGGGTGTGGAGCTGTTCGTGCTGGACGACGGCTGGTTCGGCAAGCGCGATGCGGACACGACGTCTCTCGGCGATTGGTTTGAAGACAAGCGCAAATTGCCGAGCGGCATCAGTCAATTGGCGAAAAACATTACCGATTTGGGAATGAAATTCGGTTTGTGGTTCGAACCGGAAATGGTCTCGAAAGTAAGCGAATTGTACAAAGCGCATCCGGACTGGATCATCCATGTGCCGAATCGCAAAAGCTCGCACGGCCGCAATCAACTCGTATTGGATTTCTCCCGCCAGGAAGTGGTGGATTATATCCACGGCTTGGTAGCCGGCGTACTGCGCGATGCGCCGATTTCCTATGTGAAATGGGACATGAACCGCTATATGACTGAAATCGGTTCATTGGAATTGCCGGCGAATCGCCAGCGTGAAGTCGCACACCGCTATATCCTCGGCGTGTATTCATTGTACGAACGATTGACTTCGGAATTTCCGGATGTCTTGTTCGAATCCTGTGCAGGAGGCGGCAGCCGCTTCGACCCAGGAATGCTCCATTACGCGCCGCAAGGGTGGACGAGTGATGACACCGATGCGGTCGAACGCTTGAAAATTCAATACGGCACGTCAATGGTCTATCCGATCAGCTCGATGGGCGCTCATGTCTCTGCGGTGCCGAATCATCAAGTGGGACGCATCACGAGCCTGAAGACGCGGGCGGATGTCGCGTATTTTGGCACATTCGGCTATGAACTTGATGTCACGAAGATGGGCGATGAAGACAAAGCCATCGTTACGGAGCAAATCGCTTTCTACAAAGAAAACCGTTCGCTCATCCAACAAGGACAATTTTACCGGCTAGCAAGTCCGTTCGCAGAAGATGGCAACGTGACGAGCTGGATGGTCGTGTCAGATGACCAGAGCGAAGCGATATTCGGCTATTACCAAGTGTTGGCCAAACCGAACCCAGGATATGCACGCGCATTCTTCAAAGGGCTCAACCCCGAATTCGAATACGCCATCGATGGGATCGACGATACGTTTTACGGGGATGAATTGATGGGAGCAGGCCTGCAGCTCAATCGTTACCGCCAAAATCAACATCCTTCTGATTTTTCTTCTATTATTTATAAATTAACGCGAGTGTAA
- a CDS encoding glycoside hydrolase family 35 protein, translating into MLTAKNGSFYFEGESFQILSGGMHYFRTVPEQWEDRLQKLKALGLNTVETYIPWNFHEPKKGQFHFSGMADIEGFIELAHRLGLYVILRPAPYICAEWEMGGLPSWLMKDKNLVLRSSDPAFLGHVGDYFAELLPKFTKHLYQNGGPVIAMQIENEYGAYGNDSAYLDFFKAQYEQHGLDTFLFTSDGPDFITQGSMPDVTTTLNFGSRVDESFKALDAFKPDSPKMVAEFWIGWFDYWSGEHTVRSGDDVASVFKEIMEKNISVNFYMFHGGTNFGFMNGANHYDIYYPTITSYDYDSLLTEGGAITEKYKAVKEVLREYREVPADFEESVSAKAYGTVTLTESASLFDVLKDISEKVEHIVPLSMEDIGQAYGYTLYRTTVNRRGELKVSSKDIRDRGFIYINGRHVATTYINDEEKMLTLDFPEAVNTLEILVENMGRANYGEHLTDPKGLVNNLWLGEQYFFHWDMFKVELEQLPESYGTGEDPRFPKFFRGSFDAEEGLDTYVDTPGFTKGNVFINGFNLGRYWNTAGPQQRLYLPGPLLKKQHNEIVVLELEQTTTDQIQLLDEPKLS; encoded by the coding sequence GTGCTGACTGCTAAAAATGGATCGTTTTATTTTGAAGGAGAATCATTCCAAATATTGTCAGGTGGCATGCATTATTTCCGCACTGTGCCGGAACAATGGGAAGACCGCTTGCAGAAATTAAAAGCGCTCGGGCTGAATACAGTCGAAACCTATATCCCGTGGAATTTCCATGAACCGAAAAAAGGCCAATTCCACTTTTCCGGAATGGCGGATATCGAAGGCTTTATCGAGCTGGCACATCGCTTAGGGTTGTATGTCATCTTGCGCCCGGCGCCGTATATTTGCGCAGAGTGGGAAATGGGCGGTTTGCCGTCTTGGCTGATGAAAGACAAAAATTTGGTGTTGCGAAGCAGCGATCCGGCTTTTCTCGGGCATGTGGGAGATTATTTTGCGGAATTGCTGCCGAAATTCACTAAGCATCTATACCAAAACGGTGGCCCGGTCATCGCTATGCAGATCGAAAACGAATACGGCGCATATGGCAATGATTCGGCATACCTCGATTTCTTTAAAGCGCAATACGAACAACATGGACTTGATACCTTCTTGTTCACTTCAGACGGTCCGGACTTTATCACGCAAGGCTCGATGCCGGATGTGACAACGACCTTGAATTTCGGGTCGCGTGTGGACGAGTCATTCAAAGCACTCGATGCCTTCAAACCGGATTCGCCGAAAATGGTGGCCGAGTTTTGGATCGGCTGGTTTGATTACTGGTCAGGGGAACATACCGTACGGAGCGGGGACGATGTCGCTTCGGTCTTCAAGGAAATCATGGAAAAGAATATTTCTGTCAATTTCTATATGTTCCACGGCGGCACGAACTTCGGCTTCATGAACGGCGCGAACCATTACGATATCTACTATCCGACGATCACCAGCTATGATTACGACAGTTTGCTGACAGAAGGCGGGGCGATTACGGAAAAATACAAGGCGGTTAAAGAAGTGTTGCGTGAGTATCGGGAAGTACCAGCCGATTTCGAGGAGAGCGTCTCTGCGAAAGCGTACGGAACTGTCACGCTGACCGAATCGGCCAGTTTGTTCGATGTTCTAAAAGACATCAGCGAGAAAGTCGAGCATATTGTGCCGCTTTCAATGGAAGATATTGGCCAGGCTTACGGCTACACGCTGTACCGGACGACCGTCAACCGGCGGGGCGAACTGAAAGTCAGCTCAAAAGACATCCGCGACCGCGGCTTTATTTACATCAACGGCCGCCATGTGGCAACGACGTATATCAACGACGAGGAAAAAATGCTGACACTGGATTTCCCGGAAGCGGTGAACACGCTCGAGATTCTTGTGGAAAATATGGGGCGCGCCAATTACGGAGAGCATTTGACCGACCCGAAAGGCTTGGTCAACAATTTATGGCTCGGCGAGCAGTATTTCTTCCACTGGGACATGTTCAAAGTGGAACTCGAGCAGTTGCCGGAAAGCTACGGAACGGGAGAAGACCCGCGCTTCCCGAAATTCTTCCGCGGCTCGTTTGATGCCGAAGAAGGCTTGGATACGTATGTCGACACGCCCGGATTTACGAAAGGCAATGTCTTCATCAACGGCTTTAACCTCGGCCGTTATTGGAACACCGCCGGTCCGCAGCAACGCCTATACTTGCCAGGCCCGTTATTGAAAAAACAACACAACGAAATCGTCGTACTGGAACTGGAACAGACAACGACGGATCAAATCCAATTGCTGGATGAGCCGAAGCTTAGCTGA
- a CDS encoding beta-galactosidase, which yields MINDKLPKIWHGGDYNPEQWDSQEIWDEDVRMFKLAGIDVATLNVFSWALNQPNEDTYNFEWLDDKINRLYENGIYTCLATSTAAHPAWMAKKYPDVLRVDFYGRKRKFGSRHNSCPNSPTYREYSEKIADKLAERYKDHPAVLIWHVSNEYGGYCYCDNCQDAFRVWLSDKYGTLEKLNKAWNTGFWGHTFYEWDEIVAPNILSEEREDNVSDFQGISLDYRRFQSDSLLDCYKLEYNAIRKHTPNIPITTNLMGTYPMLDYFKWAKEMDVVSWDNYPAIDTPFSYTAMTHDLMRGLKSGQPFMLMEQTPSQQNWQPYNSLKRPGVMRLWSYQAIGRGADTILYFQLRRSVGACEKYHGAVIEHVGHENTRVFNEVAQIGSEFNQLGDTLLDARVNAKVAIVFDWENRWATELSSGPSVSLDYVNEVHKYYDALYKLNVQVDMVGVEEDLSQYDVVIAPVLYMVKEGYAAKVERFVENGGTFITTFFSGIVNETDIVTLGGYPGELRKVLGIWAEEIDALHPDETNEIVMNGSRGSLSGSYSCNLLFDLIHTEGAQAVAEYGSDFYQGMPVLTVNEFGKGKAWYVASSPDAEFLVDFLQTVCEEAGVEPLLSVPEGVETTERVKDGQTYLFVLNHNNKAESIDLKDSQYKELLSAQQLSGTVELEAKGVFILAKA from the coding sequence ATGATCAACGATAAATTGCCGAAGATTTGGCACGGCGGGGACTATAACCCGGAACAATGGGATTCACAAGAAATCTGGGACGAAGATGTGCGCATGTTCAAACTGGCTGGTATCGACGTCGCGACCTTGAACGTTTTTTCATGGGCGCTCAATCAGCCGAATGAAGATACGTATAATTTCGAATGGTTGGACGACAAAATCAACCGTTTGTACGAAAATGGCATTTACACATGCCTCGCGACAAGCACCGCGGCGCATCCTGCGTGGATGGCGAAAAAATACCCCGACGTGTTGCGCGTTGATTTCTACGGCAGAAAACGCAAATTCGGCAGCCGACACAACTCGTGCCCGAACAGCCCGACATACCGTGAGTATTCCGAGAAAATCGCCGACAAACTAGCCGAGCGCTACAAAGACCATCCGGCGGTCTTGATTTGGCATGTGTCCAATGAATACGGCGGCTATTGCTATTGCGACAATTGCCAGGACGCTTTCCGTGTGTGGCTGAGCGATAAGTACGGCACGCTTGAAAAGCTCAACAAAGCGTGGAATACCGGATTCTGGGGCCACACATTCTACGAATGGGACGAAATCGTCGCGCCGAATATCCTCAGCGAAGAGCGCGAAGACAACGTCTCAGACTTCCAAGGAATCTCCCTTGATTACCGCCGCTTCCAATCGGACAGCCTGCTTGATTGCTATAAGCTCGAATACAACGCGATCCGCAAGCATACGCCGAACATTCCGATCACGACGAACTTGATGGGCACCTATCCGATGCTCGATTATTTCAAATGGGCAAAAGAAATGGATGTCGTGTCGTGGGATAACTACCCAGCGATCGATACGCCGTTCAGCTATACGGCGATGACGCACGATTTGATGCGCGGCTTGAAGAGCGGACAGCCGTTCATGCTGATGGAGCAGACGCCGAGCCAGCAAAACTGGCAGCCGTACAACTCCTTGAAGCGCCCGGGCGTTATGCGTTTGTGGAGCTATCAGGCAATCGGCCGAGGGGCGGATACGATTCTTTATTTCCAACTGCGCCGTTCGGTCGGGGCTTGCGAGAAATACCACGGAGCGGTCATTGAACACGTCGGGCACGAAAATACGCGTGTCTTCAACGAAGTGGCGCAAATCGGCAGTGAATTCAACCAGTTGGGCGATACTTTGCTCGATGCGCGGGTCAACGCCAAAGTGGCGATTGTCTTTGACTGGGAAAACCGCTGGGCGACAGAGCTGTCGAGCGGTCCATCCGTGTCGCTTGATTATGTCAATGAAGTCCATAAATACTACGACGCGTTGTATAAATTGAACGTCCAAGTCGACATGGTCGGCGTCGAAGAAGACTTGAGCCAATACGATGTCGTCATCGCGCCGGTCTTGTATATGGTGAAAGAAGGCTACGCAGCAAAAGTCGAGCGCTTCGTCGAAAACGGCGGCACCTTCATCACGACCTTCTTCAGCGGCATCGTCAACGAAACCGATATCGTGACACTCGGCGGCTACCCGGGCGAATTGCGCAAAGTGCTCGGCATTTGGGCGGAGGAAATTGACGCGTTGCATCCGGACGAAACGAATGAAATCGTCATGAACGGATCTCGCGGAAGTTTAAGCGGCAGCTATTCCTGCAATTTGCTGTTCGACTTGATCCACACAGAAGGCGCGCAAGCAGTCGCTGAATACGGCTCTGATTTCTATCAAGGCATGCCGGTCCTCACCGTCAACGAATTCGGAAAAGGAAAAGCTTGGTATGTGGCATCGAGCCCGGACGCAGAGTTCTTGGTCGATTTCCTGCAAACAGTATGCGAAGAAGCAGGCGTCGAGCCCTTGCTTTCCGTACCGGAAGGCGTCGAAACGACTGAACGCGTCAAAGACGGCCAGACGTATTTGTTCGTACTGAACCACAACAATAAAGCAGAATCGATCGACTTGAAAGACAGCCAGTACAAGGAACTATTGTCTGCCCAGCAATTGAGCGGCACGGTGGAACTCGAAGCCAAAGGCGTCTTCATCTTAGCGAAAGCATAA
- a CDS encoding ABC transporter ATP-binding protein, translating into MAGLNLMNIRKEYEKGVVSVQDFNLEIRDKEFLVLVGPSGCGKSTTLRMIAGLEEITEGDLYIGDKRVNDVSPKDRDIAMVFQNYALYPHMSVYDNMAFSLKLRKMKKDEIKTRVANASSILGLDDYLDRKPKALSGGQRQRVALGRAIVRDAEVFLMDEPLSNLDAKLRVQMRTEIQKLHRRLQTTTVYVTHDQTEAMTMATRLVVMKDGFIQQVGSPKEVYDKPDNMFVGGFIGSPSMNFLRGKIVGDSFVMGDVKVLVPEGKLATLRDQGYKDKEIVLGIRPEDIHDEPLFLEHSPHTKVKAYVEVAELMGSEIILYSNVNEQDFVARVDARFNVESGQTIDMAFDMNKAHFFDSESELRIK; encoded by the coding sequence ATGGCAGGCTTAAACTTAATGAATATCCGAAAAGAATACGAAAAAGGGGTCGTGTCCGTTCAGGACTTCAATCTGGAAATCCGCGACAAGGAGTTTCTCGTACTTGTTGGCCCTTCAGGCTGCGGCAAGTCCACTACTTTGCGGATGATCGCAGGCTTGGAAGAAATCACCGAAGGCGACTTGTACATCGGCGACAAACGCGTCAACGACGTTTCGCCAAAAGATCGCGATATCGCGATGGTGTTCCAGAACTATGCACTGTATCCGCATATGAGCGTCTACGACAATATGGCGTTCAGCTTGAAGCTGCGCAAAATGAAAAAAGACGAGATCAAGACGCGCGTGGCAAACGCCTCGAGCATTCTCGGCCTTGATGATTATTTGGACCGCAAACCGAAAGCGCTCTCAGGCGGACAGCGCCAGCGTGTCGCTCTCGGGCGTGCCATTGTGCGCGATGCTGAAGTATTCTTGATGGATGAGCCTTTGTCCAACTTGGATGCCAAACTGCGCGTACAGATGCGCACGGAGATCCAAAAATTACATCGCCGCCTGCAAACAACGACTGTCTATGTTACGCATGACCAAACAGAAGCGATGACAATGGCGACTCGCCTCGTTGTCATGAAGGACGGCTTTATCCAGCAAGTCGGCTCGCCGAAAGAAGTATACGACAAGCCGGACAATATGTTCGTCGGCGGTTTCATCGGCTCGCCGTCCATGAACTTCCTGCGCGGGAAAATCGTTGGCGATTCGTTCGTCATGGGCGATGTCAAAGTGCTCGTCCCTGAAGGCAAGCTTGCGACACTGCGCGACCAGGGCTATAAAGACAAAGAAATCGTCTTGGGCATCCGTCCGGAAGACATCCACGATGAACCTTTGTTCCTCGAACATTCACCGCATACGAAAGTGAAAGCTTATGTAGAAGTGGCGGAGTTGATGGGCTCGGAGATCATCTTGTACTCGAATGTGAACGAACAGGATTTTGTTGCGCGCGTAGATGCCCGCTTCAATGTAGAATCCGGCCAGACGATTGACATGGCCTTCGATATGAATAAAGCCCATTTCTTCGACAGCGAATCGGAATTGCGCATTAAATAA
- the galT gene encoding UDP-glucose--hexose-1-phosphate uridylyltransferase has product MIHQTLAGLIHKALATGLIEGDDIDYARNQVLHLLELDAFPEEAVEPTDDSIPNLLEELIDYAVENGVIQNLLDDKEMLSANIMNCFVARPSAINAAFNDKYAESPIAATDYFYELSQNSNYIQMNRIRKNISYKHASPYGEMDITINLSKPEKDPEQIKREREMKQTLSYPKCLLCKENEGYVGQIGYPARANHRVVNIPLTGENWYFQYSPYVYYNEHSILLSEEHRDMKIDRGGFERLLKFTEQFPHYFVGSNADLPIVGGSILSHDHYQAGRYEFAMTRAEDAFTFHLDSFPDIRASVVNWPMSVIRLRGGNIDELVDAADEILQIWKQYSDEAADVIAFTGDTPHNTITPIARKRDGLFEIDLVLRNNRTTQQHPAGIFHPHADVHHIKKENIGLIEVMGLAVLPPRLKQELEQIQEFLLGETNRVEPAHQDWAEQLKAQSGPIANREQAEALVREELGKKFVRILEDAGVLKETQAFKRFIHAVNEQRAETI; this is encoded by the coding sequence ATGATTCACCAAACGCTTGCCGGACTCATCCATAAAGCCTTGGCAACTGGATTGATCGAAGGGGACGATATCGATTATGCCCGCAACCAGGTGCTGCACTTGCTTGAACTGGACGCCTTCCCGGAAGAAGCTGTCGAGCCAACAGACGACAGCATCCCCAATTTATTGGAAGAGCTCATCGACTACGCAGTTGAAAACGGCGTCATCCAAAATCTCTTGGATGACAAGGAAATGCTGTCGGCGAATATCATGAACTGCTTCGTCGCCAGGCCTTCCGCCATCAATGCCGCGTTCAACGACAAATACGCGGAGTCGCCAATCGCTGCGACCGATTATTTTTACGAATTGAGCCAAAACAGCAATTACATTCAAATGAACCGGATCCGAAAAAATATTTCCTATAAGCACGCCAGCCCTTACGGCGAGATGGACATTACGATCAACTTGTCCAAACCGGAAAAAGACCCGGAACAAATCAAACGTGAACGCGAAATGAAGCAAACGCTCAGCTACCCGAAATGTTTATTGTGCAAGGAAAATGAAGGCTACGTGGGGCAGATCGGCTATCCGGCACGCGCCAACCACCGCGTCGTCAATATTCCGCTCACCGGGGAAAATTGGTATTTCCAATACTCGCCTTATGTCTATTATAATGAACATAGCATCCTTCTATCCGAAGAACACCGCGACATGAAAATCGACCGCGGCGGCTTTGAACGATTGCTGAAGTTTACAGAACAGTTCCCCCACTACTTCGTCGGTTCGAATGCCGATTTGCCGATTGTCGGCGGGTCCATCCTGAGCCACGACCATTACCAGGCGGGCCGTTACGAATTCGCGATGACGCGCGCTGAAGATGCGTTTACGTTCCACTTGGATTCATTCCCGGACATCCGGGCATCTGTCGTCAACTGGCCGATGTCGGTCATTCGCTTGAGAGGCGGAAACATCGACGAACTGGTGGATGCCGCAGATGAGATTTTACAGATTTGGAAGCAATATTCGGATGAAGCGGCGGACGTCATCGCCTTCACCGGGGATACGCCGCACAACACCATCACACCGATTGCCAGAAAACGCGACGGGCTGTTCGAAATCGATTTGGTGTTGAGAAACAACCGTACGACACAGCAGCATCCTGCGGGGATTTTCCATCCCCATGCAGATGTCCATCACATCAAAAAAGAGAATATCGGCTTGATCGAAGTGATGGGGCTCGCGGTGCTGCCGCCTCGCTTGAAACAAGAACTGGAACAAATCCAGGAATTCCTGCTCGGCGAAACGAATCGTGTAGAACCCGCGCATCAGGACTGGGCGGAGCAATTAAAAGCACAATCCGGTCCAATCGCGAACCGCGAACAAGCCGAAGCGCTCGTGCGGGAAGAACTGGGCAAGAAATTCGTCCGGATCTTGGAAGATGCCGGCGTGTTGAAAGAAACTCAGGCATTCAAGCGATTTATCCATGCCGTTAATGAACAAAGAGCAGAAACCATTTAA